From one Oscillatoria sp. FACHB-1407 genomic stretch:
- a CDS encoding MotA/TolQ/ExbB proton channel family protein has translation MNIPELFADAGIVALPLLLLSILSLGVAIERIWFWSKILTHEREIAGRIIEAARRDWSAAADIAQKSNNQPIGRFLNSALEMKNPEPEVFQLALEAAADEELAAMQRGNKILESAIAIAPLLGLLGTVLGLIRSLGDIRLGDIITGSATGVTQGISEALVSTAFGLIVALTSLAFYRVFQGLVHGQAKLFRKSGNELELLYRKDWSIHKGKMDTTNPTVSEQKPAGGDFVTS, from the coding sequence GTGAATATACCTGAATTATTTGCTGATGCAGGCATTGTGGCTTTGCCCCTATTGTTGCTCTCAATTTTGTCATTGGGTGTTGCGATCGAGCGGATTTGGTTTTGGTCAAAAATCTTGACCCATGAGCGCGAGATTGCAGGTCGCATTATCGAGGCAGCCCGACGAGATTGGTCTGCGGCGGCTGATATCGCTCAAAAATCGAACAATCAACCCATTGGGCGGTTCCTCAATTCTGCGTTGGAGATGAAAAACCCTGAACCAGAGGTGTTTCAGCTTGCATTAGAAGCTGCTGCTGATGAAGAGTTGGCAGCGATGCAACGAGGTAACAAGATTTTAGAATCGGCGATCGCCATTGCTCCCCTACTCGGTCTGCTGGGCACGGTGTTGGGTTTAATCCGATCGCTCGGAGATATTCGGTTGGGTGATATCATCACGGGTTCCGCCACAGGAGTAACGCAAGGTATTTCAGAAGCCCTGGTCAGTACAGCGTTTGGCTTGATTGTGGCACTGACCAGTCTGGCCTTTTACCGCGTGTTTCAGGGGCTAGTGCATGGGCAGGCTAAACTGTTTCGTAAGTCTGGCAACGAATTGGAACTGCTCTACCGTAAAGACTGGTCAATCCATAAAGGAAAAATGGATACCACAAATCCTACTGTTTCAGAACAAAAACCTGCTGGTGGCGACTTCGTGACTTCTTGA
- a CDS encoding YkvA family protein, producing MKVSVQALYDWYRQTIRNPKYRWWIILATAAYLISPIDIAPDFLPIIGQIDDVVLITLLVSEISQLLIDRVKTSKSQSVSPAESVGHPSTSGTEPVDVNAVSVE from the coding sequence ATGAAAGTTTCTGTTCAAGCCCTGTACGACTGGTATCGCCAAACTATCCGCAATCCTAAATATCGCTGGTGGATCATTCTAGCAACAGCTGCTTATCTGATTTCACCCATTGATATTGCTCCAGACTTTTTACCCATTATTGGGCAGATTGACGACGTAGTGCTGATTACGCTGCTGGTATCTGAGATCTCACAGTTATTGATCGATCGCGTCAAAACCAGCAAATCCCAATCTGTATCTCCTGCTGAATCGGTTGGTCATCCCTCGACCAGTGGTACTGAGCCTGTAGATGTCAACGCTGTTTCAGTTGAATAA
- the dnaB gene encoding replicative DNA helicase: protein MVQELNFQVYSDRLPPQNVDAEEAILGGILLDPEAIGRVAELLRPEAFYISAHQEIYRTALALHAQGRPTDLMSITSRLYDNGALDKIGGQSRLAQLVDRTVSAVNIDQYAQLVMDKFLRRKLIQVGNEVVQLGYETNSPLEKVLDQSEQKIFSITQVRPQQSLVATADILTSTFSDIESRSLGMVLPGISCGFYDLDAMTQGFQRSDLIIAAGRPSMGKTSFVLNIARNIAAFHKLPVAVFSLEMSKEQLVYRLLSSEVKIESGRLRSGRINQNEWEPLGHAISILSQLPVFIDDTPNISVNEMRSKARRLQAEQGGALGLILIDYLQLMENGGSENRVQELSRITRALKGLARELNVPVIALSQLSRGVESRTNKRPMMSDLRESGSIEQDADVIIMLYRDDYYNPDTPDRGIAEIIITKHRNGPVGTVKMLFEPQFTLFRNLASPQRS from the coding sequence ATGGTTCAAGAACTCAATTTTCAAGTCTATAGCGATCGCCTCCCACCTCAGAACGTTGACGCTGAAGAGGCTATTTTGGGGGGGATTTTGCTAGATCCAGAGGCAATTGGTCGAGTCGCAGAGTTGCTGCGCCCTGAAGCATTTTACATCAGTGCTCACCAAGAGATTTATCGAACAGCTCTGGCTCTTCATGCCCAGGGTAGACCCACTGACCTGATGAGCATTACCAGTCGTCTGTACGACAATGGGGCGTTGGACAAGATTGGAGGACAGAGTCGCCTGGCTCAATTGGTCGATCGCACGGTTAGTGCGGTCAACATCGACCAATATGCTCAACTGGTGATGGATAAGTTTCTGCGCCGCAAGTTGATCCAGGTGGGCAATGAGGTGGTGCAACTGGGGTATGAAACGAACTCTCCTCTCGAAAAGGTTTTAGACCAATCAGAGCAAAAGATTTTTAGCATTACTCAGGTTCGTCCTCAGCAAAGCCTGGTGGCAACCGCTGATATTCTGACTTCAACCTTCTCAGATATTGAAAGCCGTTCCCTGGGGATGGTGCTGCCGGGGATTTCCTGCGGGTTCTATGATCTGGATGCGATGACACAAGGGTTTCAACGATCTGACCTCATCATCGCAGCAGGTCGTCCATCCATGGGAAAAACCAGTTTTGTGCTCAACATCGCTCGCAATATCGCTGCTTTTCACAAATTGCCTGTAGCCGTCTTTAGCTTGGAGATGTCAAAGGAGCAACTGGTCTATCGTCTGTTGTCAAGCGAAGTCAAAATTGAGAGTGGGCGACTACGTTCCGGGCGGATCAACCAGAATGAGTGGGAGCCCCTGGGACATGCGATTAGTATCTTGTCGCAACTGCCAGTCTTTATCGACGATACACCTAATATTTCCGTCAATGAAATGCGCTCGAAAGCCCGTCGCCTTCAGGCCGAGCAGGGTGGTGCGTTGGGACTGATTCTAATTGACTACTTACAGCTAATGGAGAATGGTGGCAGCGAAAACCGGGTTCAGGAGTTATCGCGTATTACTCGTGCCTTGAAGGGATTGGCGCGTGAGTTAAATGTACCTGTGATTGCGTTGTCTCAGTTGAGTCGGGGTGTAGAGTCGCGTACAAACAAGCGTCCTATGATGTCTGATCTGCGGGAATCAGGAAGTATCGAGCAGGACGCTGACGTCATTATTATGTTGTACCGGGATGATTACTATAATCCGGATACACCGGATCGGGGCATTGCGGAAATCATTATTACCAAGCACCGGAATGGTCCTGTTGGGACAGTGAAGATGCTGTTTGAACCGCAGTTTACGTTATTCCGGAACCTCGCCTCGCCGCAGCGCAGCTAA
- the rplI gene encoding 50S ribosomal protein L9, which produces MAKRVQLVLSKDISKLGRAGDLVEVAPGYARNYLLPQGLAVHTTPGILKQVERRREEERQRLLEQKREAETVKAALEKAGRFSISKQVGENDAIFGTVTDREVVEIIANVTGHEIDRRGVTVPDIHKLGSYKVDIKLHPEVTATVDVQVVALK; this is translated from the coding sequence ATGGCAAAACGTGTTCAATTGGTTCTGAGTAAAGACATTAGTAAGCTTGGCAGAGCAGGAGATTTGGTCGAGGTAGCTCCTGGTTATGCCCGCAATTATCTCCTTCCTCAAGGATTAGCCGTCCACACCACACCTGGCATCTTGAAGCAAGTAGAGCGGCGGCGGGAAGAAGAACGGCAACGGTTGCTGGAGCAAAAGCGTGAGGCTGAAACCGTTAAAGCGGCATTGGAAAAAGCGGGTCGCTTCAGCATTTCTAAGCAGGTTGGTGAAAATGATGCCATTTTTGGTACGGTGACCGACCGCGAAGTTGTAGAGATCATTGCCAATGTAACTGGACATGAGATTGATCGACGCGGCGTCACTGTCCCCGACATCCACAAGCTTGGCTCCTACAAGGTTGATATCAAGCTGCACCCCGAAGTGACTGCGACTGTTGATGTTCAAGTAGTAGCATTGAAATAG
- the gloB gene encoding hydroxyacylglutathione hydrolase — MDIHQLPALSDNYIYVLQNRGDRTVAVVDPAEAQPVLQWLKKTDSRLTAIFNTHHHGDHVGGNTQLIREFPEAVVYGGAEDWGRIPGQTVLLKEGDHVAFGDCTAEIFFVPGHTRAHIAYYFPPETVDGMGELFCGDTLFAGGCGRLFEGTPQQMVTSLNKLRTLPDQTRVWCAHEYTLKNLEFALTVDPDNPDLNVRFAEVKERRSHGEPTVPSLLGVEKKTNPFLRWDQPTLQTAMKSADPVQTFARLRGKKDQF; from the coding sequence ATGGATATTCATCAACTTCCGGCTTTATCGGACAATTACATTTATGTGTTGCAGAATCGGGGCGATCGCACAGTAGCAGTCGTTGATCCGGCTGAGGCTCAACCTGTTTTGCAATGGCTAAAGAAAACTGACTCTCGCTTAACTGCAATTTTTAATACCCATCACCACGGTGACCATGTCGGGGGAAACACCCAATTAATCCGAGAATTTCCTGAGGCAGTGGTGTACGGAGGCGCAGAAGACTGGGGACGAATCCCGGGACAAACAGTTTTATTAAAGGAGGGTGATCATGTCGCATTTGGCGATTGCACTGCCGAGATTTTCTTTGTTCCCGGTCATACCAGAGCACACATCGCCTACTACTTTCCACCTGAAACTGTTGATGGGATGGGCGAGTTATTTTGTGGAGACACATTATTTGCTGGGGGATGCGGACGATTGTTTGAGGGCACCCCCCAGCAAATGGTGACATCGTTGAACAAATTGCGGACATTGCCTGACCAAACCAGAGTTTGGTGTGCCCATGAATATACCTTAAAGAATTTGGAATTTGCGTTGACGGTTGACCCAGACAACCCCGACTTGAATGTGCGATTTGCTGAAGTGAAAGAACGGCGATCGCACGGTGAGCCGACGGTTCCCTCGTTGCTGGGGGTTGAAAAGAAAACAAATCCCTTCCTTCGGTGGGATCAGCCCACCTTACAAACTGCGATGAAGAGTGCCGATCCGGTACAGACATTTGCTCGGTTGCGCGGAAAGAAGGATCAGTTTTAG
- a CDS encoding ABC transporter ATP-binding protein: protein MSDNRLLLKFAKPYPGHIFLTIVLGFSGALFNGVSTTLIAPIILNLSGQDFQLDGFPPIIKGLLAPFNNMSEQLRPLAMVGAILLAILLKNVTGYLSTLSSSSLKRALARDLREAGLRLLLRVDLDYYSRMQVGDLIHRLGTEVNRTAASIGLMIRMLMTSITILVFVGILIAISWQLTIASTVLLSIVALFNQSIIARAKQFGKALSESSREYSVSVLEVLSGIRLVKATGNEDKEYKHVQALIREREKLEFQSQMNAEIITPLNELTGTCIIIFILLFSRAIFSSQIEAMSTILLTYLLVLFRLLPFVSQLNNARSTFANASASVAMVNDFLNVHNKPFMENGSLEFTHLKKEICLNDLQFSYPGHPDLVLKGISLTIPRGTTLALVGSSGAGKSTLADLLPRFYDPTSGSITIDDIDLRDFDVRSLRRSMGIVSQDTFLFNDTIRNNIAYARPDATEDEIIDAAKLANAYEFIVRLPDGLNTVIGDRGVMLSGGQRQRLAIARALLQDPEILILDEATSALDTVSERLVQQAIEHLSLNRTTVVIAHRLSTVQKANQIAVLDKGLVVEVGTHSELLQKDGQYARLYSMQFSESTKKVIQTTRNETLMKLSYEIRTRLNSTLGSLRLLADGMTETPEEQTELTEEAYVSAASLLKTLEMVEGAARNGSLDEDSMENTSKLHVENANQTV from the coding sequence ATGTCTGATAACCGATTGTTGCTCAAATTTGCTAAGCCCTACCCTGGTCACATCTTCTTAACCATTGTGCTGGGGTTTTCAGGAGCATTGTTTAACGGTGTCAGCACCACCTTGATTGCTCCGATTATCTTGAATCTTTCTGGTCAAGATTTTCAGCTAGATGGCTTTCCACCCATTATCAAAGGGCTGCTCGCACCGTTTAATAATATGTCTGAGCAGCTTCGCCCTTTAGCCATGGTGGGAGCCATTCTTCTAGCGATTCTCCTAAAAAACGTGACAGGGTATTTGAGCACACTCTCCTCTAGCTCCCTAAAACGGGCGTTGGCTCGTGATTTACGGGAAGCCGGACTACGGCTTTTACTCAGGGTTGATTTAGATTACTACTCCAGAATGCAAGTGGGGGATTTGATTCATCGGTTAGGTACAGAGGTGAATCGTACGGCTGCATCCATCGGCTTGATGATTCGGATGCTAATGACATCAATCACAATTCTGGTTTTTGTAGGGATCCTGATCGCCATTTCCTGGCAACTGACTATCGCATCAACAGTCTTACTCTCTATTGTTGCCTTATTTAATCAGTCCATTATTGCTCGGGCTAAACAATTTGGAAAAGCTCTTTCCGAATCTTCTAGAGAATATTCAGTCAGTGTCCTGGAAGTTTTAAGTGGAATTCGTCTGGTTAAAGCGACGGGGAATGAGGACAAGGAATACAAACATGTTCAAGCTTTGATTCGGGAGCGAGAAAAGCTTGAGTTTCAATCTCAGATGAATGCTGAAATTATTACTCCTCTGAACGAATTAACAGGCACTTGTATCATCATCTTTATTCTGCTTTTTAGTCGTGCTATTTTCAGCAGCCAAATTGAAGCAATGTCAACCATCTTGTTGACTTACCTGCTGGTTTTATTCCGATTGCTTCCTTTTGTTTCACAACTGAATAATGCCCGTAGCACTTTTGCGAATGCTTCTGCCAGTGTGGCAATGGTGAATGACTTCTTGAACGTTCACAATAAGCCATTTATGGAGAATGGCTCTCTTGAATTTACTCATCTCAAGAAAGAAATTTGCCTGAATGACCTCCAGTTCTCCTATCCAGGGCACCCAGACCTCGTTCTAAAAGGGATTAGTCTCACCATACCTCGTGGTACGACTCTGGCACTCGTCGGATCGTCGGGAGCCGGGAAGTCAACCCTGGCTGATCTCCTTCCTCGCTTCTATGATCCAACGTCTGGCTCAATCACGATCGACGATATTGATCTGCGAGATTTTGATGTCCGTAGCTTAAGACGGTCGATGGGAATTGTCAGTCAGGATACGTTTTTGTTTAACGACACGATCCGCAACAACATCGCTTACGCTCGACCTGATGCCACTGAAGATGAAATTATTGATGCTGCCAAGTTGGCGAACGCTTACGAGTTTATTGTGCGCTTGCCAGATGGATTAAATACGGTAATCGGCGATCGCGGGGTGATGTTATCAGGAGGTCAACGTCAACGATTGGCGATCGCTCGCGCATTGCTGCAAGATCCTGAGATTCTGATCTTAGATGAAGCAACGAGTGCTCTAGATACGGTTTCGGAGCGATTAGTTCAACAAGCGATCGAGCACTTAAGTCTCAACCGGACTACTGTTGTGATTGCTCATCGTTTGTCAACAGTGCAAAAAGCAAACCAGATTGCAGTCTTAGATAAGGGGCTTGTGGTTGAAGTTGGAACGCATAGCGAGTTGCTGCAAAAGGATGGGCAATATGCCCGTCTGTACTCGATGCAATTCTCGGAAAGCACGAAGAAGGTGATTCAGACAACTCGCAATGAAACTTTAATGAAATTGTCGTATGAGATTCGGACTCGCCTCAATTCGACTTTAGGGTCACTGCGATTGTTGGCAGATGGTATGACCGAAACCCCTGAAGAGCAAACCGAATTAACCGAGGAAGCTTACGTCTCGGCAGCCAGCTTGCTTAAGACGTTAGAAATGGTTGAAGGGGCGGCTAGAAACGGCTCTTTGGATGAAGACAGTATGGAAAATAC